A genome region from Candidatus Eisenbacteria bacterium includes the following:
- a CDS encoding DinB family protein: protein GVTLQTLEWVPEERLSWSPKEGLRNFAENFLHLARVEEYYARGLLTGQWDMERYFLRPAALTRETLRQVLNETRAATLTGLESMDPARLDEKVTVPDVPVDWTLRSWLWYLVEHEVHHKAQLALYLREIGVVPPFFALAFPPGIRPDIRG, encoded by the coding sequence CGGCGTCACGCTCCAGACACTGGAGTGGGTGCCGGAGGAGCGGCTCTCCTGGAGTCCCAAGGAAGGGCTCCGGAACTTCGCCGAGAACTTCCTCCACCTGGCGCGGGTCGAGGAGTACTACGCGCGCGGGCTCCTGACCGGACAGTGGGACATGGAGCGGTACTTCCTGCGCCCGGCCGCCCTCACGCGCGAGACGCTCCGGCAGGTTCTGAACGAGACGCGCGCCGCGACCCTGACCGGGCTCGAGAGCATGGATCCGGCGCGGCTGGACGAGAAGGTCACCGTTCCCGACGTGCCGGTCGACTGGACGCTGCGGTCCTGGCTCTGGTACCTGGTCGAGCACGAGGTCCACCACAAGGCACAGCTCGCGCTCTACCTCCGCGAGATCGGCGTCGTGCCGCCGTTCTTCGCGCTCGCGTTCCCTCCGGGAATCCGGCCGGACATCCGGGGATGA